CACGGCTCAAGGTGAAGCAAAACATCGTCGCGCTCATTCCAGCCGTAGAAAATATGATTTCTGGCGAGAGTTATCGGCCGGGCGACATTATTCTGACGCTGTCCGGGAAGACAGTGGAGGTGCAGGACACGGATGCAGAGGGAAGAATTATCCTCGCTGATACCCTCACCTGGGCGGCGAAGTATCACCCCCGGCTCGTGATCGATGTGGCGACGCTGACGGGCTCAGCGATGGTCGCGCTCGGAGAACGGAGTTCCGCCCTCTTTACCGAAGACGAAACACTGGAGACCAAACTCCGCCATATCGGTCTGGCGGTGGGGGATCCGGTCTGGCCCTTGCCGCTTTGGGATGAATACCTCGAAGATATCAAGGGGACCTATGCGGACATCGCCAATGTCGGCAATACGAAATGGGGCGGAGCGATCACGGCAGCTATTTTCTTGAAGCAATTCGTGACCTATCCGTGGGCGCACATCGACATCGCGCCGCGGATGACCACCATCCAGGGCGAATACTTGGCCAAGGGTTCAGTCGGCGCTGCGGTGCAGCTCCTCGTCCGATTTTTGTCGAAATAGCGGTCTCGGTATTACACCACCACGTGACTTGACAAGTACTTGGCAATTCATTTGCTTGTGTGGTATATTTGAAGTGCCAAATCCTTCCACCCCCAACCACCAACATTGTCTTTGACGCCCAATCTTGGTCCTGTGGAAGGACCGGCACCTGCAGGATGAGGTTGCACAACGTTGCACCTCTTCTTTCTTTTTAGAAGGACTGATCAAGAAAAGATAGGATATGCAGCGCCGTACGAGCGGCGTTTTTGGCTATTTATATGGCTATTTGCAGGTTTTTACGAAGTGGCGTAAAATGGGTATTAAGAACAGTGAAGTGGTGAAATGTGGTGAATTTCACGAAAACACTCCGACTGTTCGATTTTGCCACGCTTCGACAAGCTCAGCACTGAAGCTTGCGGGGACAAGCCTTCGCGCATATGTTCATCGGCGAGTACCAACACTCCATCGATCCCAAAAAGCGCCTGGCGCTCCCTTCAAAGTTTCGTGGGGAGCTCGGGACCCGGGTCGTCGTGACACGCGGACTCGACCGTTCACTCTTCGTCTATCCGATGAAGGTGTGGGAGGAACTCGCGGGAAAGCTCGGAAGTTTGCCGGTCGGTGAGACCGGAACACGCAGCTTCATCCGGCTCATGCTCTCGGGCGCGACGGATTGCGAGCTCGATAGTCAGGGTCGCGTTCTCATTCCCGAATACCTCAAGACGGAGGCGGGACTGAAGAAGGAAGTGACCATCGTTGGACTCTATAATCGGCTCGAGATCTGGGACGTGAAAGAGTGGCAGAAATATAAACACCTGGCAGGAAAGAATACCGAAAAGATTGCGAATGAACTCGGCAAGCTCGGTGTCTACTAGTTTCGAAAACGTACCTCAACAATATGGAACAGGGAAATACGGAGCATACGCCGGTCATGCTCGCGCCAGTCCTCGATGTCCTGGCGCTCCGGCCGGGGATGAGAGTGGTGGACGCGACCTTGGGTGGTGGTGGGTATACTCGCGCGCTGCTTGAGGCAGTCGGACCGGACGGGCGAGTGATTGCTCTCGACTGGGATCAGGCAGCCATCGATCGTTTCCGAGCGGGTGCGCTGCAAGACGATGTTTTGAAGGCAGCACTCGACACGGGTCGGCTCGTCCTCAGCCGAACATCGTATGCGACGATCGCTGACACACTCCTCGAAAACGAC
This is a stretch of genomic DNA from Candidatus Moraniibacteriota bacterium. It encodes these proteins:
- the mraZ gene encoding division/cell wall cluster transcriptional repressor MraZ; translated protein: MFIGEYQHSIDPKKRLALPSKFRGELGTRVVVTRGLDRSLFVYPMKVWEELAGKLGSLPVGETGTRSFIRLMLSGATDCELDSQGRVLIPEYLKTEAGLKKEVTIVGLYNRLEIWDVKEWQKYKHLAGKNTEKIANELGKLGVY